In a genomic window of Labeo rohita strain BAU-BD-2019 chromosome 20, IGBB_LRoh.1.0, whole genome shotgun sequence:
- the lpin1b gene encoding phosphatidate phosphatase LPIN1 isoform X2, with product MNYVGQLAGQVFVQVKELYRGLNPATLSGCIDVIVIRQPDGALICSPFHVRFGKMGVLRSREKVVDIEINGEPVDLHMKLGENGEAFFVKETEDDQEVIPSYLATSPIPSDGGLLMGSSSENGLMKKRRKRRRKCRVEDVKREDSVEFSEEELFNLDINDSEQPDQNRDLMNGGSSTGNKQNTIHARSDGEWSPVHSPNVSRPCTPKSDSELLCKDQQDDSAMLWSWGELPQAAKPSFLSEKPNVLPAYNPLSIPVSDNTHFRVIPETAAHGLDRNRTLHADSQSNRAKEQHVTSATCVMSEVEEGGANNGPRPQNKTDSPSKRKDKKSRHLGSDGVYLEDIKDLEPKVAALYFPKSGSERCGENGLRSVTVSPQSMCSSGADSGVDSYDLPSMAISLCGGLTENLEITKEHFQQKSVSFQQFADNPSIIDDPNLVVKIGSKYYNWSTAAPIMLAMQAFQKPLPKATIERLMKEKMPRNRGRWWFSWRGRANSSKPDSVSGGSACAAGDETMKNRRTDESSSSDEDLTAKQSPVPVHTDPAPAGGGVSYQKTLRLSSEQLVSLQLKDGPNDVMFSVTTQYQGTCRCEGTIYLWNWDDKIIISDIDGTITRSDKLGHILPTLGKDWTHQGIASLYHNISQNGYKFLYCSARAIGMADMTRGYLHWVNERGTMLPQGPVLLSPSSLLSALHREVIEKRPEKFKVACLTDIKNLFLPNTEPFYAAFGNRDTDVFSYKEVGVSLNRIFTVNPKGELIQEHAKTNISSYVRLGEVVDHVFPLLKRRGSCDFPCSDTFSQFTFWREQLPLVDGQIVNTTR from the exons ATGAATTACGTGGGCCAGTTGGCGGGGCAGGTGTTCGTGCAGGTGAAGGAGCTCTACAGAGGTCTGAATCCCGCCACGCTGTCGGGCTGCATCGATGTCATCGTTATCCGGCAGCCGGATGGAGCTCTGATCTGCTCTCCATTTCACGTACGCTTCGGAAAGATGGGCGTTCTGAGATCACGAGAGAAAGTG GTTGACATTGAGATCAATGGGGAACCTGTGGATTTACACATGAAGCTGGGAGAGAACGGAGAAGCTTTCTTTGTTAAGGAGACAGAAGATGATCAG GAAGTGATTCCATCTTACCTGGCCACATCTCCCATTCCGTCCGACGGGGGGCTTCTGATGGGCTCTAGCAGTGAGAATGGATTgatgaagaagaggaggaagaggagaagaAAGTGCAGAGTGGAGGATGTGAAGAGGGAGGACAGTGTGGAGTTCTCAGAGGAAGAACTGTTCAATCTCGACATCAATGACAGCGAGCAGCCAGATCAGAAcag AGATCTGATGAATGGAGGTTCATCTActggaaataaacaaaacacaattcatGCTCGTTCAGATGGAGAATGGAGTCCTGTTCACAG tCCTAATGTGTCTCGTCCCTGCACCCCTAAAAGTGACTCTGAGCTGCTTTGCAAAGATCAGCAGGACGATTCGGCCATGTTGTGGTCCTGGGGCGAGTTACCACAAGCCGCCAAG CCATCGTTTCTGTCAGAGAAACCAAACGTCCTTCCTGCGTACAATCCACTGTCAATCCCGGTCTCTGACAACACACATTTCAGAGTCATCCCTGAGACGGCCGCCCACGGCCTTGACAGAAACAGGACATTACATGCTGACAGCCAATCAAACAGAGCGAAAGAGCAGCATGTGACATCAGCTACTTGTGTGATGTCAGAGGTTGAAGAGGGAGGAGCAAATAATGGACCCCGcccacaaaataaaactgattctCCTTCTAAAAGAAAAG ATAAGAAAAGCCGCCATCTGGGTTCTGACGGCGTGTATTTGGAAGATATAAAAGATCTGGAGCCAAAAGTGGCGGCTCTTTATTTCCCTAAAAG TGGTTCAGAGCGTTGTGGTGAGAACGGTCTCCGCAGCGTGACTGTGTCTCCTCAGTCCATGTGCAGCTCTGGAGCTGACAGCGGCGTGGACAGTTATGACCTGCCCTCTATGGCCATCTCTCTGTGTGGAGGACTCACAGAAAACCTAGAGATCACTAAAG AGCATTTCCAGCAGAAGTCTGTGTCATTTCAGCAGTTTGCTGATAATCCATCCATCATTGATGACCCTAATCTGGTGGTGAAGATCGGCTCGAA GTATTATAACTGGAGCACCGCTGCTCCTATTATGTTGGCTATGCAAGCCTTCCAGAAACCACTGCCAAAG GCCACCATAGAGAGACTGATGAAGGAGAAGATGCCCAGAAACCGAGGAAGATGGTGGTTTTCATGGCGAGGAAGAGCGAACAGCTCCAAACCG GATTCAGTCTCAGGAGGTTCAGCATGTGCTGCCGGAGACGAGACCATGAAGAACAG GCGGACAGACGAATCCTCCTCTAGCGATGAAGACTTAACTGCCAAACAAAGCCCCGTCCCTGTTCACACAGACCCCGCCCCTGCAGGAGGGGGCGTGTCCTATCAGAAAACGCTCCGCCTGTCTTCAGAACAACTC GTCAGTCTGCAGCTAAAGGACGGTCCTAATGATGTGATGTTTAGTGTGACGACTCAGTATCAGGGCACGTGTCGCTGTGAGGGAACCATCTACCTGTGGAACTGGGATGATAAAATCATCATATCAGACATTGACGGCACAATCACCAG GTCAGATAAGCTGGGGCACATTCTGCCCACGTTGGGTAAAGACTGGACCCATCAGGGCATCGCAAGCCTGTATCACAACATCAGCCA GAACGGTTATAAGTTTCTGTACTGCTCGGCGAGGGCGATCGGCATGGCTGATATGACGCGGGGTTACCTGCACTGGGTCAATGAGAGAGGAACCATGTTACCACAGGGACCTGTTTTGCTGAGTCCCAGCAGTTTGTTATCAGCACTGCACAG GGAGGTGATTGAGAAGAGGCCGGAGAAGTTTAAGGTGGCGTGTTTGACAGACATTAAGAATCTCTTCCTCCCAAACACTGAGCCTTTCTATGCAGCGTTTGGGAACAGAGACACC gATGTTTTCTCCTATAAGGAGGTGGGTGTTTCCTTAAACAGAATCTTCACTGTGAATCCGAAAGGAGAACTGATCCAGGAACATGCTAAGACCAACATCTCATC
- the lpin1b gene encoding phosphatidate phosphatase LPIN1 isoform X1, producing the protein MQMEEERDENETGSDLKFQSREEVIKSSWIIWTQTMNYVGQLAGQVFVQVKELYRGLNPATLSGCIDVIVIRQPDGALICSPFHVRFGKMGVLRSREKVVDIEINGEPVDLHMKLGENGEAFFVKETEDDQEVIPSYLATSPIPSDGGLLMGSSSENGLMKKRRKRRRKCRVEDVKREDSVEFSEEELFNLDINDSEQPDQNRDLMNGGSSTGNKQNTIHARSDGEWSPVHSPNVSRPCTPKSDSELLCKDQQDDSAMLWSWGELPQAAKPSFLSEKPNVLPAYNPLSIPVSDNTHFRVIPETAAHGLDRNRTLHADSQSNRAKEQHVTSATCVMSEVEEGGANNGPRPQNKTDSPSKRKDKKSRHLGSDGVYLEDIKDLEPKVAALYFPKSGSERCGENGLRSVTVSPQSMCSSGADSGVDSYDLPSMAISLCGGLTENLEITKEHFQQKSVSFQQFADNPSIIDDPNLVVKIGSKYYNWSTAAPIMLAMQAFQKPLPKATIERLMKEKMPRNRGRWWFSWRGRANSSKPDSVSGGSACAAGDETMKNRRTDESSSSDEDLTAKQSPVPVHTDPAPAGGGVSYQKTLRLSSEQLVSLQLKDGPNDVMFSVTTQYQGTCRCEGTIYLWNWDDKIIISDIDGTITRSDKLGHILPTLGKDWTHQGIASLYHNISQNGYKFLYCSARAIGMADMTRGYLHWVNERGTMLPQGPVLLSPSSLLSALHREVIEKRPEKFKVACLTDIKNLFLPNTEPFYAAFGNRDTDVFSYKEVGVSLNRIFTVNPKGELIQEHAKTNISSYVRLGEVVDHVFPLLKRRGSCDFPCSDTFSQFTFWREQLPLVDGQIVNTTR; encoded by the exons ACTCAAACCATGAATTACGTGGGCCAGTTGGCGGGGCAGGTGTTCGTGCAGGTGAAGGAGCTCTACAGAGGTCTGAATCCCGCCACGCTGTCGGGCTGCATCGATGTCATCGTTATCCGGCAGCCGGATGGAGCTCTGATCTGCTCTCCATTTCACGTACGCTTCGGAAAGATGGGCGTTCTGAGATCACGAGAGAAAGTG GTTGACATTGAGATCAATGGGGAACCTGTGGATTTACACATGAAGCTGGGAGAGAACGGAGAAGCTTTCTTTGTTAAGGAGACAGAAGATGATCAG GAAGTGATTCCATCTTACCTGGCCACATCTCCCATTCCGTCCGACGGGGGGCTTCTGATGGGCTCTAGCAGTGAGAATGGATTgatgaagaagaggaggaagaggagaagaAAGTGCAGAGTGGAGGATGTGAAGAGGGAGGACAGTGTGGAGTTCTCAGAGGAAGAACTGTTCAATCTCGACATCAATGACAGCGAGCAGCCAGATCAGAAcag AGATCTGATGAATGGAGGTTCATCTActggaaataaacaaaacacaattcatGCTCGTTCAGATGGAGAATGGAGTCCTGTTCACAG tCCTAATGTGTCTCGTCCCTGCACCCCTAAAAGTGACTCTGAGCTGCTTTGCAAAGATCAGCAGGACGATTCGGCCATGTTGTGGTCCTGGGGCGAGTTACCACAAGCCGCCAAG CCATCGTTTCTGTCAGAGAAACCAAACGTCCTTCCTGCGTACAATCCACTGTCAATCCCGGTCTCTGACAACACACATTTCAGAGTCATCCCTGAGACGGCCGCCCACGGCCTTGACAGAAACAGGACATTACATGCTGACAGCCAATCAAACAGAGCGAAAGAGCAGCATGTGACATCAGCTACTTGTGTGATGTCAGAGGTTGAAGAGGGAGGAGCAAATAATGGACCCCGcccacaaaataaaactgattctCCTTCTAAAAGAAAAG ATAAGAAAAGCCGCCATCTGGGTTCTGACGGCGTGTATTTGGAAGATATAAAAGATCTGGAGCCAAAAGTGGCGGCTCTTTATTTCCCTAAAAG TGGTTCAGAGCGTTGTGGTGAGAACGGTCTCCGCAGCGTGACTGTGTCTCCTCAGTCCATGTGCAGCTCTGGAGCTGACAGCGGCGTGGACAGTTATGACCTGCCCTCTATGGCCATCTCTCTGTGTGGAGGACTCACAGAAAACCTAGAGATCACTAAAG AGCATTTCCAGCAGAAGTCTGTGTCATTTCAGCAGTTTGCTGATAATCCATCCATCATTGATGACCCTAATCTGGTGGTGAAGATCGGCTCGAA GTATTATAACTGGAGCACCGCTGCTCCTATTATGTTGGCTATGCAAGCCTTCCAGAAACCACTGCCAAAG GCCACCATAGAGAGACTGATGAAGGAGAAGATGCCCAGAAACCGAGGAAGATGGTGGTTTTCATGGCGAGGAAGAGCGAACAGCTCCAAACCG GATTCAGTCTCAGGAGGTTCAGCATGTGCTGCCGGAGACGAGACCATGAAGAACAG GCGGACAGACGAATCCTCCTCTAGCGATGAAGACTTAACTGCCAAACAAAGCCCCGTCCCTGTTCACACAGACCCCGCCCCTGCAGGAGGGGGCGTGTCCTATCAGAAAACGCTCCGCCTGTCTTCAGAACAACTC GTCAGTCTGCAGCTAAAGGACGGTCCTAATGATGTGATGTTTAGTGTGACGACTCAGTATCAGGGCACGTGTCGCTGTGAGGGAACCATCTACCTGTGGAACTGGGATGATAAAATCATCATATCAGACATTGACGGCACAATCACCAG GTCAGATAAGCTGGGGCACATTCTGCCCACGTTGGGTAAAGACTGGACCCATCAGGGCATCGCAAGCCTGTATCACAACATCAGCCA GAACGGTTATAAGTTTCTGTACTGCTCGGCGAGGGCGATCGGCATGGCTGATATGACGCGGGGTTACCTGCACTGGGTCAATGAGAGAGGAACCATGTTACCACAGGGACCTGTTTTGCTGAGTCCCAGCAGTTTGTTATCAGCACTGCACAG GGAGGTGATTGAGAAGAGGCCGGAGAAGTTTAAGGTGGCGTGTTTGACAGACATTAAGAATCTCTTCCTCCCAAACACTGAGCCTTTCTATGCAGCGTTTGGGAACAGAGACACC gATGTTTTCTCCTATAAGGAGGTGGGTGTTTCCTTAAACAGAATCTTCACTGTGAATCCGAAAGGAGAACTGATCCAGGAACATGCTAAGACCAACATCTCATC